Proteins from one Methanococcus maripaludis C5 genomic window:
- a CDS encoding ammonium transporter, with amino-acid sequence MVTADLFNNPSNIMDALNTLANSSDVMFLIFTGAFIFIMHLGFAMLEGGQVREKNVNNAMMKNMGDWIIGCISWLLVGSVIARTLNPAEFVLWWGKIASATPFLTNNGFELANWFLGLVFAATAATIVAGGIAERIKFKSYILISIVITALLYPLFVYLGPWGASIIPFHDYAGSLMVHGVGGFLALGLIAAIGPRVGRFVNKKAITIPGHNIPMSILGAYILAFGWYGFNVGSSLALSDISGLVCATTTLAMAGGGLGGCLFSKNDVLYTANGLLAGTVAICAGTDIVSPLGALIIGFIAGSQVPMIFKFVEKLGLDDVCGVIPVHATSGALGAILAGVFGMTAFGGAGGINLTEQIIAVLICAVYGTGAGFLLGKVIGAVTGGLRVKEDEERAGLDLSIHKLPAYPKEN; translated from the coding sequence ATGGTGACGGCAGATTTATTTAATAATCCATCAAATATCATGGATGCGTTAAACACGCTTGCAAACTCAAGCGATGTAATGTTTTTAATTTTTACTGGTGCTTTTATTTTCATAATGCACCTCGGATTTGCAATGCTCGAAGGCGGCCAGGTTCGAGAAAAGAACGTAAACAATGCAATGATGAAGAACATGGGCGACTGGATTATAGGATGTATTTCTTGGCTTTTAGTCGGTTCAGTAATTGCTAGAACATTAAACCCTGCAGAATTTGTTTTATGGTGGGGAAAAATTGCAAGTGCAACACCGTTCCTTACAAACAATGGATTTGAACTTGCAAACTGGTTTTTAGGGCTTGTATTTGCAGCAACCGCAGCAACTATCGTTGCAGGAGGAATTGCAGAGAGAATTAAATTTAAATCGTACATTTTAATTTCAATTGTAATAACAGCGTTATTATATCCACTTTTCGTGTATCTTGGACCATGGGGTGCAAGTATAATTCCATTCCACGACTACGCAGGAAGCTTGATGGTTCACGGAGTTGGTGGATTCTTAGCACTTGGTTTAATTGCAGCAATCGGTCCAAGGGTTGGAAGATTTGTAAACAAAAAAGCAATAACAATTCCCGGACACAACATCCCGATGTCAATTCTTGGAGCATATATTCTTGCATTTGGATGGTACGGATTTAACGTAGGAAGTTCACTTGCTTTAAGCGATATTTCCGGATTAGTATGTGCAACAACAACACTTGCAATGGCAGGTGGGGGTCTTGGAGGATGTTTATTCTCTAAAAACGATGTGTTATACACTGCAAACGGACTTCTTGCAGGAACTGTTGCAATCTGCGCAGGAACTGATATTGTAAGCCCACTTGGAGCTTTAATAATTGGATTCATTGCAGGTTCCCAAGTGCCAATGATCTTCAAATTTGTTGAAAAGTTGGGTCTTGATGATGTATGTGGTGTAATTCCAGTACACGCAACTTCTGGAGCTCTTGGTGCAATTTTAGCAGGGGTATTTGGAATGACTGCTTTTGGCGGTGCTGGCGGAATTAACCTTACAGAACAGATAATTGCAGTTTTAATATGTGCAGTTTATGGTACCGGTGCAGGATTCCTTTTAGGAAAAGTAATTGGCGCAGTTACCGGTGGATTAAGAGTTAAAGAAGATGAAGAAAGAGCTGGACTCGATCTTTCAATCCACAAACTCCCCGCATACCCAAAAGAAAACTAA
- a CDS encoding P-II family nitrogen regulator: MKKLEAIIRMERLGLVKNALYKSGHVSLTVTEVKGRGVQGGVVERYRGTEHVVEILPKVKVELVINEKDVDSVVNIIAENAYTGKPGDGKIFVIPVEDVYRVRTGERGSEAI, from the coding sequence ATGAAGAAACTAGAAGCAATAATAAGAATGGAAAGATTAGGTCTCGTTAAAAATGCCCTTTACAAGAGTGGCCATGTTAGTTTAACGGTAACTGAAGTAAAAGGAAGAGGGGTTCAGGGTGGAGTAGTTGAACGATACCGTGGAACGGAACACGTGGTCGAAATACTCCCAAAAGTCAAGGTAGAACTTGTAATCAACGAAAAAGACGTAGATTCTGTAGTAAATATAATTGCAGAAAATGCGTATACGGGAAAACCCGGAGATGGAAAAATCTTCGTAATTCCTGTTGAAGACGTTTACCGGGTAAGAACTGGTGAAAGGGGTTCAGAGGCTATATAA
- a CDS encoding P-II family nitrogen regulator, which yields MRKIEAIFRPERLLAVKNALSEEGFISLTLTEVKGRGVQGGIVERYRGNEYLVDLLPKVKIEIVSNDSDVEKIVKIISENAVTGKPGDGKIFVIPVEDAIRIRTNEKGKDAI from the coding sequence ATGAGAAAAATAGAAGCAATATTCAGACCTGAAAGACTCTTGGCGGTTAAAAATGCACTTTCAGAAGAAGGATTCATCAGTTTGACGTTAACGGAAGTAAAAGGAAGGGGAGTTCAGGGCGGAATCGTTGAAAGATACCGTGGAAACGAGTATTTGGTGGATTTACTTCCTAAGGTTAAAATTGAAATTGTTTCTAACGATAGCGATGTTGAAAAAATAGTAAAAATTATTTCTGAGAATGCTGTAACTGGAAAACCTGGCGACGGAAAAATCTTCGTAATCCCTGTCGAAGACGCAATAAGAATCAGAACCAATGAAAAAGGAAAAGATGCTATTTAA
- a CDS encoding ammonium transporter: MATADLFADPTNIVTGLSTLATSGDVMFLVLMGTLVFAMQLGFALLEGGQVRKKNVNNVMMKNMADWLIGAVSWLFIGSVLAVSLVPGDFFSWWGQIFTTNFADNGIDLANWFFGLVFAATAATIVSGGVAERIKFKSYLIMSIIITAVLYPLFVYLGPWGSGMIPFNDYAGSFIVHGLGGFLALGAIAALGPRIGKFVNKKPISIPGHNIPMSVFGAFVLAIGWYGFNVGSSLALADISGLVCATTTLAMAGGGIGALLASKDDVLFTANGLVAGLVAICSGTDVVSPVGALVIGLIAGIQVPIVYKIVEKMGLDDVCGVVPVHGTAGILGGILTGIFGMAALGGAGGVSLVNQLIAAGLTVVYGTGLGFGLGKIVGGFTGGLRVTEEEEKMGLDLAEHKLPAYPDE; this comes from the coding sequence ATGGCAACAGCAGATTTATTTGCTGACCCAACAAACATCGTAACAGGGCTCAGTACATTGGCGACTTCCGGAGATGTAATGTTCTTAGTATTGATGGGAACACTCGTATTTGCAATGCAGTTAGGATTTGCACTTCTTGAAGGGGGTCAAGTCAGGAAGAAAAATGTTAACAACGTAATGATGAAAAACATGGCAGATTGGTTAATTGGGGCAGTGTCATGGCTCTTTATTGGATCAGTTCTTGCAGTGTCACTTGTTCCTGGAGACTTCTTCAGCTGGTGGGGACAGATCTTTACAACAAACTTTGCAGACAATGGAATAGACTTAGCAAACTGGTTCTTTGGGCTGGTATTCGCAGCAACTGCAGCTACAATCGTATCTGGTGGTGTTGCAGAAAGGATTAAATTCAAATCATACTTAATAATGTCTATAATCATAACTGCAGTGCTTTATCCACTGTTCGTATACCTTGGACCATGGGGTTCAGGAATGATTCCATTCAATGACTACGCTGGAAGTTTCATAGTACACGGTCTTGGTGGTTTCTTGGCACTTGGAGCAATTGCAGCTCTTGGACCAAGAATCGGAAAATTCGTTAACAAAAAACCAATTTCAATTCCGGGACATAACATCCCAATGTCTGTATTCGGGGCATTCGTTTTAGCAATCGGATGGTACGGATTTAATGTAGGAAGTTCACTTGCATTAGCAGATATTTCAGGATTAGTATGTGCAACAACAACACTTGCAATGGCAGGTGGGGGTATTGGGGCACTCCTCGCTTCAAAAGATGATGTATTATTCACAGCAAACGGTCTTGTTGCAGGTTTAGTTGCAATCTGTTCAGGAACTGATGTTGTAAGCCCTGTAGGAGCATTAGTAATCGGCCTTATAGCGGGAATTCAGGTACCAATCGTCTACAAAATCGTTGAAAAAATGGGACTTGATGATGTATGTGGTGTAGTTCCTGTACACGGCACAGCAGGTATTTTGGGAGGTATTTTAACAGGTATCTTTGGAATGGCCGCTCTTGGTGGTGCTGGTGGAGTAAGTTTGGTAAACCAGCTCATTGCAGCAGGATTAACTGTAGTATATGGTACAGGATTAGGATTCGGTCTCGGAAAAATAGTTGGTGGATTCACTGGCGGACTCAGAGTTACTGAAGAAGAAGAAAAAATGGGACTTGACCTTGCAGAACACAAATTGCCAGCTTACCCTGACGAATAA
- a CDS encoding P-II family nitrogen regulator, producing the protein MKKIEAIIRIERLDIVKGILSENGFLSLTISEVKGRGVQGGITERYRGTEYVVDLLPKVKLEMVVDDKDIEEVITIIRENAETGKPGDGKIFIIPIEDAVRIRTGESGIKAI; encoded by the coding sequence ATGAAAAAAATCGAAGCTATCATCAGAATAGAAAGATTGGATATCGTAAAAGGCATTCTTTCTGAAAATGGCTTTTTAAGCTTAACTATTTCTGAAGTAAAAGGAAGAGGTGTTCAGGGTGGAATCACTGAACGATACAGGGGAACTGAATACGTGGTAGACCTACTTCCAAAAGTTAAACTTGAAATGGTAGTCGATGACAAGGACATCGAAGAAGTAATAACAATTATCCGTGAAAACGCAGAAACTGGAAAACCGGGAGACGGAAAAATCTTTATAATTCCTATTGAAGATGCAGTAAGAATCAGAACTGGAGAATCAGGTATAAAAGCTATTTAA